The Malus domestica chromosome 08, GDT2T_hap1 genomic interval CGTAATAGAAGAGGCATACACTAACAGCGCTTACTTAATCATAGAGGAAGACAGCTTAAAGATCAGccccatcaatggcagattcttgaagcatTACTACCCCTAAACCAAACAAGCAATGCTCTTCgcttgcatgagcctaaactacaTACGACACAATGCTCCTCGCCttcatgagcctaaactgcatacggcacaatgctccttgttcgcacgagcttaaaaggtgaCACCCAACGCTCTTGGTCTCCaaaagcataaactgtgtactgcaaaacaaaaagaaaaattaccatcaaaatcaccataaaaataaaataaaataaaaaaatccatcattacgtcatgacttgatccctcctcaaccgagggtatgtaggcaatttgaaacttcaaaaacttcaagtacagtcacatcatcaacaaaaacataaacactttgaagaataaagagcaaattcaaaatatgaatactttatttctttaaaggaagaaTTGGGCTACAAAGCCTTATTGCAGAATgagcaaaaacaaagaaggcTTAAAGTACAAAAATGGAAGACACTACTTGAAAGTTATGTCCCTAAAACTATGGCAACGATTTTCAAGCAAGCCTTCcgaagtcttcaaagtctccaCATCAGTGGGGGACAAGGTGGGCACTTCCATGGCCGCGTCTTTCTCTTGCTATAGGCGTGAAATCTCATCTTGATACTGAGAAAATATAACTTCCTGCTCCGAGAGAACACCTTAAAGTCGTGATGCTTCAATTGCGAACTGTTATTGTTCATGCTCCAACGCTTCTAGACACACATAAACGGAAGCTAAAGAAGTCCCTATGACTTGATAACCTTCTGAAGTAGCTTGCTGTGAAGACGAACCTGGGCAATTGATAAGTCTATTGCCACAAGTTGCTTATCTCTAACCTCTAGATTCAACTTCTTATAAGAAATAGCATgcaaggaagaatactcagtTGAGGCAACCATAAGTTTGGAAATCTTGACTCTCAAGAGTGAGGAATCaacgttaaggttgtcaatcGAAGAAACAAACTTCGACAAATCCTCCTTGAGCAACGCAAGGTCCTCCAATGGGCACTTTGAAATCCTCTTCTCAATATGGCTCTTGATATCCATGGCCGCACGAAGGTTGATGCGATGGATAAGCCGCTCAGTGCCACTAAGGTCTGGCCCTCTAAGAAAGATCTTGGAGCTAGCTGGTAAATGTATGGGACGCATGACGGGCTCTTGCATACCTACACCTACACACGGCAAACTTGGGCAACTTGGCGGATTCGTACCAAGCTCTGCACCGTGCGGATCCCCAATCTCCTCGTCTATAGGTAGATTACCTCCAAATAGCATCTTTGTAAAAGAATGAAGGCCCATGTTCGCCAAGTCAAAAGAACGAGAAGGCCCAGcctaaagaagacaaagaaaagtgTTAGAAACAAAAGCTAAACCaatgaaagaataaaaaatcataaGAAATAAGGAAATACATACATCTTTCTTAAATGACACACGGCCATCAAACTGACGAGGCCTaaacactttcttcttcttatgatAGAAATTAACAGCACTGTCATCCAGAGCACCTTCATGGGTCGCTTATTCAAAACTTGTTGACGCTGCTGCAATTCATCTTCATGCGAATCAACTTCGTCATCCACCTCTTCAGAAGTATCCGAATGATGAGAAGACAAGTTTGGGCATTGAGGAACTAAAGTCACAGGTCCATCTTGCAAAGAAGCTACAGTCGTACAATCAAAAGGTACCAACTGTATAGGAACCGCAGAACAACCCTCTCTCGGCGTATCATTGCGTGAACGAGAAGAATTGGTGCCACTTGGCGTCCCCAAGTCTTCATGGTGTACCTTTGACCATCAACCTATGTAGACATGGATCGCTGGCTTGCTCTTGAACTTGCCCTTAGCCGGTAGAGTGATAAAAGTATTTGTGCATGCACAGGTATaagactcccaatgcatatacACGGCTTGCAAGAATTCCAACTATGCATTTTTCTTCAGCTTGCCTAGACAtgttggacaaaaccaaattgcctgctGAAACGGTGAGGACTATACGACTGAACAATACATCAGTCTCCTTGCCGCAAAGAAACATACCCCTAGTAAAGACTTGTGAGATAAGACAAGTCTGAGAAACGAAGGTGATCTATGAGACATCTTCGCGTCGAGCCAACTCTCGCTAGATGGTCCATCCTCAAACCATCCCAGCTGCTAAACAACACTCGCGCTTGCAAATCATCAAGGCTATTTGCAGAAAGCACGTTATAGTACTTTGTCATCAAAAGCCCTAGGTTGACTAAAGTTGTTGAAAAAGACCCCGACTTGTCTAAAgttgacaaagaaaaatgagtgccaaaATACTCACCCAACCAACTGTACATATAGTGGTAGGGAAGTACTGCAGCATGATCTTCGATACTCGTCGAGTTCGAAACAACACTCAAGCCATCATAAATATTGGCTAAAACTGGAATAGCAAGGCTGAAAGATTCACCTGTAGCCATCTTGAGAGCCACTTTGAAGACTTCAGGGCAGATAAAGTTGACGTCGTCTTTGGGGAAAACAAatttacaaagccaacaagctaagaaatCAGCTAGGTAAGATTCTTCCACGTGCTCTAACGCTACGCCATGATCCTCAAACGCTTTCAACTTGGTAGGGGCATGACACCTAGTTGAACCAAAATAATCTCAATGGCCTATTCCTCTTCTACAAGTCCTGAAGATTTCAAAATTCAGATCTTgggttcatttggtttttgcaaAATATGAATTCATAAGCACAAAATCTCAAAACTTTCCTAAAAATTCTTcaaatgatgatttttttttttttttttgaaaaatagagAACTAACTGACCATCTTCTTCCTTGATGAAACAATTGAGAAAGAAAGCGAATCAGCTTTGAATATGATGAAGACTTTGTTCTTCCTCCCCAACTCCTCCATAACTCCCAGAAGAGAAATTTTCATGCCACCTCTTTCCAGCGTctgcaaaaaagatatcaaattTAAAAACGAATTCCAAAAACAAAGCAAGATAGTGCATTTGGATGTTGGTTTAGGTGCAGAGGCGGTGGAGGGACGGTGGGTCGGTGGAGTAAGCAAtgatgatgaggatggatggtgaCAGGTACGGGTGGGCTGCCAATTTGAGGGTTTGGGTTAGTTTGGTCGAGTTGCGGCCAGCTAAAGCTAGAGACTTGAGAGGGGATGTGGGTGTGTTGAGAAATATGACAAATCAGATGGGGAAAATCAGGGTTTTGATggagaagaaaaagatgaaaGGAGATAAACCTAGACCCACCCTTTGTCACTCTGCATGCCCTCAACCCACTCTGATACTATGATGAGACTAATGGAACACCCTTTCTACGATGGCTGACACGTGCATGGGAGAAATGGTGgtaatttcgtaaataaatcaaaatttccAATTTGAAGTGAAGAGGCGGtggcaattttgtaaataacTCAAAATCCATCACAAAACACTGTTCAATTGGACAGTGCAATTAGAATCCCTTCTTTAGACAAAAGTAATGTGTAGCCCACAAAGGTAATTAGGGTTTCACGTAGCTGCACATGTACAAATTGTTCAGGGATCATCAAGACGTCCAGTAAATTAATAAATTCATTGTACATTTATATGATAACACGTTTATTAATTAGGATTTACGTGAACTTACATAATATGGAGCATGGAGTCAAAGACGTAGGTTGGCGGATTTGGGTGTGGGTGgtgttgaattataagtctaTAGCTGATTAGAAATAAGTTGTGATGTTAATATGTGTATGCACTTAGATTAAATACTAAGTGAGAAGGTATATAAATGTaaaggccatgagtgccatgtgtgATGATCTTAGCTATTGGCTAAATGAGTGGCTGAGATATGTTTTTGAATGTTTTGATCCAGCTCAGTTTTTTTGTTGTAAAGCTATATCTCTCTTTGCACGTTGTGTGTGAGTGGTGTGGCAACTAATGAGAAATCATTCCTCTGTGTCTTTGCAGAAGGAAGAAACCACCACGTTCTTCTCTCCCTGTTTTCTCTGAAACTTCATATTCTCTTCTCTCCTTCAAATTAACTCAATCAAACgttaacatggcctcagagccggTTTCGATCAACTAAGTCTGGGCGTGAAGCTGTGAAATCATTGAGCTAAGTCAAAGCTCGGTGGAGGTCGCCGGAGTTCCATTTGAGGAGAAAATCAATAGTCGGAGCAAGATGTCTGGATCTGGAAGCTTGGAGGTGAGAACTCCAATTTTCTGGAGGATTAAGATGGTAATGATCTTCAAATCGCTTAGGTTATGGAATCTGGTGGAGAAAGGGATTACAACCCCTgactcgaagaagaagaaagaagctgAAGGGTCATCGGACGATGcagttgatgaagaaatgactgTTGTGTTCATGAAGGATGCGAAGGCTCTAGGAATCATCCAGAATGCAGTCTCGGATCAAATCTTCCCACGAATCGCCAATGCCGAGTCAGCTAAGATGGCATGGGATTTGTTGTACGGAGAATATCATGGTGGTGATCAGGTACGATCTGTGAAATTACAGAATCTTAAAAGAGAATTTGAATATGCTAGGATGCGAGATGATGAGTCTTTACCTAGTTATCTTACAAGGTTGAATGAACTAATTAATCAGATGAGAACATTTGGTGAATCTCTTTCAAATAAGAGACTCGTCCAGAAGGTTCTGATTAGTCTCAGTAAACCTTATGATTATATTTGTTTGGTTATAGAAAATACAAAGAGTTTAGAGACTGTAGAATTACAGGAAGTAGTTGCAATCTTAAAAAGTCAAGAATAATGGTTTGATCTGCATACTGTTGATACTACTGGGAAAGCATTCTCATCTTTCTCAGTGAGTCCAAATGAGCAAAATAGGGGTGGAGTTCAATCTGGTTCATCTCAGTTCCAGAAGAATTGGAATCATAAGGGTAATAAATGGGATCCAAAACTCAAGTTTCAGCAGAAATTTCCTGCTAATTCTGCACATAATGCACAATCAATGGGTCAAATAGGTACAAAACCATAGTGCAGGGTATGTTCTAAGTTTCACTTTGGGGAATGTAGATATAAGGAGAACCCTAAATGTTACAACTGTGAAAAATTTGGACACTGGGCTAGAGAGTGCACAGTAGGCAAATCAGTGCAAAAGGCAAACAGTGCTAATCAAGTAGATGTGACAGGGAATCTATTTTATGCAAATAATACAATCACTAAATCAAAGGTGAATGGAGAATGGTATGTTGACAGTGGTTGTAGCAACCATATGACAGAGGATTCAAAATTATTAATAGACATGAAGACAAATGTGGTTGGCAAAGTTCAAATTCCCATAGGAGAACTAATGAATGTGGCAGGTTTTGGTACACTTGTGATAGACACAAGCAAAGGCAGAAAATATGTCAAAGAAGTAATGTACTTACCTGGGTTGAAGGAAAACTTGCTAAGTGTGGGTCAGATGGATGAACACGGTTACTACCTGGTGTTTGGGGGGAAAATGTGTAGCATCTTTGATGGACCTTCTCTGGATTGTCTGGTACTCAAAGttgaaatgaaaaagaatagGTGTTATCCTTTGACACTGGTACCAAATGATCAGGTTGTACTGAGAGCAAGTATTTCTAAGTCTACTTGGGTATGGCACAAGAGACTAGGCCATGTGCattttagaggtcttcaacagCTCAAGAACAAAGAAATGGTGCATGGACTGCCAGTTTTATAAGAAGTGGATGAAGTTTGTGAAGGTTGTCAGTTTAGGAAGCAGCAGAGAAAGTGGTTTCCAAAGAATCAGGCATGGAAAGCAAGCAAACCTCTAAAGTTGATACATGTAGATCTATGTGGTCCTATGCAAAATGACTCTCTTGCGGGTAACAAATACTTTATGCTTCTTGTAGATGACTGAATAAGAATGATGTGGGTTTATTTTCTGAAATACAAGTCAGATGCTTTGATCTATTTTAGAAAATTCAAATCCATGGTGGAGTTACAAAGTGGTTTTAAAGTAAAATGTCTGAGAAGTGACAGAGGGGGTGAATTCACATCCAGTGAGTTTAACAAAATGTGTGAAGATGTAGGGATTCAAAGATAGCTTTCTATGGCttatactccacaacaaaatggagtggtaGAGAGGAAGAACATGGCTGTAGTTGAATTGGCAAAAGCTATGCTTCATGACAAAGGATTACCTTACTATTTGTGGGCAGAATCTGTACTCACAGCTGTTTACATACTGAATAGGTGCCCTACAAGAGCTCTTGGAGATGTAACTCCATTTGAAGCATTCAGCGGTCGAAAACCTGGAATTGCACACCTTAGAATCTTTGGTTGTTTATGTTATGTACACACACCAAGTGAGTTGAGACAGAAACTAGATGCAAAGAGTGTCAAGGGCATATTTGTAGGTTATGCAACCTGTGAAAAGAGGTACAGAGTGTATGACCCTCTTAATGAAAAGCTTATACTCTCAAGAGATGTAGTGTTTGATGAGAATGCAGCTTGGGAATGGAAGAAAGCCTCTGACAATTATGTAACTGTGTTGAGTCATGATGAGTTATTTGAGATGCCTAAAAGTATTTCATCAGAGACAACTCCAAAAGGTCGTGACTATGTTTAACACCAAGTTTGGTATCTTCTCATGAATCAGTAAGTGATGTGAGTAGTAACATGAGAAATACTCAAGCCTTTGATCACACTCCATTGAGATGGAAGAATCTGGATGATGTTCTAGCACAATGCAATCTCTGCATTATGGAACCTAAAAAGTTTGAAGAGGCAGGTAAAGATGAATCATGGATGAAGGCTATGAAAGATGAATTGTCAAtgattgagaagaatgaaaCATGGGAGCTAGTGAACAGACCAAGTGATAAACCTATAATTGGGGTTAAGTGGGTGTTCAAGACCAAGCTTAATCTTGATGGGACAGTGCAAAAGAATAAGGCAAGGATGGTAGCCAAGGGATATGCTCAGAAACCAGGTGATGATTATAATGAAACATTTGCACCTGTAGCTAGACTTGATACAATTCGGACTCTATTTGCTTTGGCAGCTCAAAAGAGTTGGAAACTATACCAACTAGATGTGAAGTCTGCTTTTCTAAATGGACTACTTGAAGAAGAGGTTTATGTAGAACAACCAGATGGGTTTGTGATTAAGGGGAGTGAAGACAAGGTGTACAAGCTTCATAAAGCTTTGTATGGTCTAAAACATGCACCAAGGGCCTGGTATAGTGAAATTGATACCTATTTTGCTCGCTGTGGATTTGTGAAAAGTCAAAGTGAAGCTACTCTTTACATCAAGGCAAGGAGATGAGAAATTCTAATTGTTtcaatctatgtggatgacatagtGTATACTGGAAATAGCAATAAGATgttgaaggagttcaaggaggACATGATGATAAGATATGAAATGACAGATTTGGGacttcttcaccattttcttgGTATGGGAGTCATTCAAACTCACACAAGCATATTTATCCACCAAAGAAAGTATGCAGCCTCCTTGTTGGATAAGTTTGGTTTGAGTGAATGTAAATATGTGTTCACACCTCTTGTTTCATCAGAGAAGTTATGCAAAGATGATGGCAGTGGTTCAGCAAATGAGGAACAATATCAAAGAATTGTGGGAAGTTTGTTGTATCTCATAGCCACTCGGCCAGATATAATGTATGCCGCAAGTCTTTTAGCCCGATTCATGCACTTTCCTTCAAACAAACACTTTGGAACAACCAAAAGAGTGCTTAGATACATCAAAGGAACATTAGATTATGGTCTGGAGTATGTAAAAGGAAATCATGCAATGCTAATCGGATTCTGTGATAGTGATTAGGGAGGATCTGTTGATGACAGCAAAAGCACTTCTGGTTATGCATTTTCTTTTGGCAGTGGAGTGTTCTCATGGGTCTCTGTGAACCAAAATTTTGTAGCACTCTCTACTACAAAAGCAGAGTATATCAGTGTTTCTAAGGCAACTGCTCAAGCTATTTGGCTTCGGTTTGTTCTTGAAGATTTTGGTGAGTTACAAACTGAAGCAACCCTAGTGCATTGTGACAACACTGCTGCAATTGCAATCACCAAGAATCTTGTGTTTCATCAGAAAACTAAACGCATTGACATGAGGTATCATTTTATCAAAGATGCATTACAAGAAGGCATCATTGATCTGATCTATTATCCCACAGAAGAACAATTGGCAGATATCTTCACAAAACCTCTCACCAAAGATCGATTTAATCTTCTCAGAAGCAAACTTGGAGTGAAATCAGCTTTAgacttaaaggggagtgttgaattataagtctaTAGCTGATTAGAAATAAGTTGTGATATTAATATGTGTATGCACTTAGATTAAATACTAAGTGAGAAGGTATATAGATGTAAAGGCCATGAGTGTCACGTGTGATGATCTTAGCTATTGGCTAAATGAGTGGCTAAGATCTGTTTTTGAATGTTTTAATCCAGCTCAGTTTTTTTGTTGTAAAGCTATATCTCTCCACATTGTGTGTGAGTGGTGTGGcaattaatgagaaatcattccTCTGTGTCTTTGCAGAAGGAAGAAACCACCACGTTCTTCTCTCCCTGTTTTCTCTGAAACTTcatcttctcttctctccttCAAATTAACTCAATCAAACGTTAACAGGTGGCAAGGGATTCGGCAGGCTATTGCAGATGGCGAGAGGTGAGGGTTGTTTGGTTTTCGATAATGAAGTGATAGCGGAGGCTGCTGCAATCCACGGCGCCTTGCTTTTCAGCAACGCTGGTTGTCACTCTGGAATTTGGTCCCTTGCTTCgcatttgagagagagagagagagagagagggggttggATGGGATTTGGGGTGAAGTCCGCAGGGTGGCAATCTTGCTGCTTATGCGATTGCATCACACGCTGCCTTGCATGGTGTCTCTTTTTTGTGGGATGCTATTGGCCTCGAATGGGGATTGGGGGTGGGGATTGGTGTGAAGTTATTGTttgtgagagatttttcaatgcgaTCGGTACACGAATATACACCACTTGTCATTAAACAAATGGTGTGATATgtgtactaaaaaaattaataacttaaaaaataaaatttctcaccattcctattaaaacacgtggtgtaccacttgtgttcccatcacaactaaaaatttctccttgtTCATCCCATAGGGTGGCAATCTTGCTGCTTATGCGATTGCTTCACACACTGCCTTGCATGGTGTCTCCTTTTTGTGGGATGCTATTGGCCTGGAATTTCTGTTTAACACTCTAACaaaaggttctaaaagatgttAAACTCTAGTTGGGCGGCAGGTTGGGGCCTATCATCTATACGGCTAGATggggcctaggcggatttaagtaagtctattatatttcgtataaataagtgtctgcttatacttaaaatatatatagtttcatcataaactacaaaatagaatgacacatatattatgaagtattggaacataatgaaaacatgggaaataagcatataatgtgtgtttatcTAAGTATTGAACAagtttcttacaatttattgaaaaaataaaatgcaaaattaaaGTTATCTCATTTTTTATCTAAGTGAATTGTAACCTAATCAGGTGTGTATTAATTAGTAGAAAGGAAAGACACTGgtggaagaaaaataataatcattAAACTAATCTCATGGTGTGTACTAATTAGTAGAAAAAATAATTATGGGagctttaaatataaaaaaaaagtaataaaagttttatattttaaacttgTCATGTGATCATTGGATTGTAGTGCAACTCAGAAAAATCTAGCGGCAAGTAAAGCCctacacaagtttttctccgTAACGAGAGAGGGGCTGTTAATTTATATTTGGTTGCCAAAAACATGTGCAATATGAAAATGTTCTGTGCATCTTGCTATGTCTTATGGGTAATCATGCAATATGGCACTGTGGCTTTATTTAAGTGGTCCAAAAAACACACGACGCAATCTTTTGCTGCTGTCACATTAGATCATAAGGAAACTGGGGGATAGTTAAGTGGTATGGACCATGATCATCGGTCACAAACTCATAGCCATGATAGGGTTGCACCCCATATTTAGAACCCTTTGCCATCCTACCAAAGTATATTCATaaatatatattcaaaagcttTACTAATCTTCGAGGAATCTTTGACATGATGCAAAAGAAGAACAAGCAGAAAAAGAACATTAATTTAGACAAAATATTTTACACTTGGGTGCCAAAGTTattcttttactttttttttttccttctttcttttccttaatGTTTTCTCTTCTAAGCAATTTGATGGTTTTTGTGTGGACCAAAGTCCACTCATGGCAATTATATATCATACTGTGACATAATATAGAGGCATAGTCTATGTCGAAACACACCAAAGCCTACTATGGTGTCACTCACTTTGGTTGAAAAAATATCCTCCAATTTGAACTATTTTTTAACCCTTTTGCTGACCACCTGGTCCGATTTGAAGGATTAATTACTTTGTGGTACAAAGATTATACATTAGCATAAATactataaacaaaacaaaaggttgTTCTTTGTCTTTGAAGGTGATTTTAAGATCCGCTTGTTAGGCTGCTGGGATGGGATCTTTCTTATTAACATGAGAGCTTGGAGTGTGTTTAATTTGACCTTAGCAACAAAGCTTAGCAAAATGAGTTAAACGCACGGTAAAAAGTTCCACTTTCTTAATTTCCTTGTACGCATGCGCATGGCCAAAGATTTTTGTGTCATACGCGAGCGGATTGATTAGTTTGTTGGGTTTAAAGTCAATGGATGAGAGTTGCTAGATATGTTTTGTACATTAAGGATGTGTTTGTTTGGACTCACCAGCTTTAACTGGTTTGGATCGGACTAAATGTCACTGTAATCACATGTTTGTTGCACACACGGACTAGCTTTAATGAGACTAGCCTACACTAAACCCGACTAAACGATTCGCTAGCGAGACCCCCCAAAATCGGGCGGGTTGCTCAAACAACCTATGTTCCACTTCGCCCCTCCCATTTTCAAACCTAGATCCCgcaaaatttgaaagaaaaaaaaatgcagtcaTTCCACTTTTCAAAACCATATCCAACCCCCAAAATTCGAATCCAAAAAACTAAAcccaaaaaacacaaaacataaAACTTCATGATCGCAAACCTTCCCCATCTCCTACCTTTAAGCCAATCACACATGCACCCTGCTCCCAACTCTTAAATTTTCACTACATTTCTTGCTCTgtgttttgattttgaagatttGCAGTAGATTATGAAGTTGTGAGAGGAagtgaagagggagagaggggaGAGGGAGTTGGACAGGAAAAGAGAAAGGGAttggagaggaagaaaaagatggGGAGATAGTTTGACCACAAAAATAAGGAGAGAAATAGTTctaaaaaatggaaaacaaaacgaaaaattttaaaaatagaaagtgaatttttttttctttgaacaaacgatattatctacattgaGACCATCTCTAATCCTTGgagtaaaacctaaaatttttaactcagaaaatttaggttttaacccataaACAGTTTTTCTCCTCCAACACTTCTGGTTAAATTTTTTAGCCCAAggttattaaagaataaatttaggctaatttcttttaagtaaatatatatatatatatatatatgtatgtatatagcctaattaaattttatgaacattttaacctaaaaatatttaaattcagaTAAAtactgaaaaatcactaaatttgaTTGAATATTAAGTTAAAtaactttttaaattattttagctgttgaatttaaatttggatcATTAGATCAGTTTTTATACCATTGAGTTTGATCATTTGAATTTGTGCCCTTGGATTACGCAAAAGAGCCGTTAGGCTCATTCTTCCTTCCAACAAGTGGCTAACATGGCCGCATG includes:
- the LOC139198037 gene encoding uncharacterized protein, translated to MSGSGSLEVRTPIFWRIKMVMIFKSLRLWNLVEKGITTPDSKKKKEAEGSSDDAVDEEMTVVFMKDAKALGIIQNAVSDQIFPRIANAESAKMAWDLLYGEYHGGDQVRSVKLQNLKREFEYARMRDDESLPSYLTRLNELINQMRTFGESLSNKRLVQKVLISLMSPNEQNRGGVQSGSSQFQKNWNHKGNKWDPKLKFQQKFPANSAHNAQSMGQIGFGTLVIDTSKGRKYVKEVMYLPGLKENLLSVGQMDEHGYYLVFGGKMCSIFDGPSLDCLVLKVEMKKNRCYPLTLVPNDQVVLRASISKSTWVWHKRLGHVHFRGLQQLKNKEMVHGLPVL